A genomic segment from Ptychodera flava strain L36383 chromosome 23 unlocalized genomic scaffold, AS_Pfla_20210202 Scaffold_23__1_contigs__length_28996876_pilon, whole genome shotgun sequence encodes:
- the LOC139123826 gene encoding uncharacterized protein F54H12.2-like codes for MNTPANVQRVNLTCSQFLHSDQCGRGQWEEVHPLTHIVESGPIEFVISGSGEDYIDLSSTLLLIKAKITKADGSNLGADAAVGPVNLWLHSLFSQVDVHLNGKMISNPSPTYPYRAMMETLLNYGKEAKGTHIGAALFFKDYHLKMDEVDPTKEGGEANKGLKSRYAFTSGSQVVDMVGPIHSDLFFQPKYLMNGVELRLKLNRSKNAFSLVSSAENPNFKAVVTEATVLVRKIKLSPSVQLGHAEALKQGPSKYPIHRCVMKVLSISGGTMSFNKDHIFLGQLPKRVVLGLVDNNAFNGSYKKNPFNFKHYDMTSLVLNVGGKQIPSKTSENGLHQGRGSIVPYGLLLPLYWN; via the coding sequence ATGAACACTCCTGCGAATGTACAAAGAGTGAACTTGACTTGTTCACAGTTCCTCCACTCAGACCAGTGTGGAAGAGGACAATGGGAAGAAGTGCATCCCCTGACACACATAGTGGAATCGGGACCCATCGAATTTGTGATTTCGGGCTCGGGGGAAGACTACATAGATTTGTCCTCAACACTCCTTCTGATCAAGGCTAAGATCACAAAAGCTGATGGTAGTAACCTGGGTGCAGATGCAGCAGTGGGACCTGTCAATCTGTGGCTCCATTCACTGTTCAGTCAAGTGGATGTACACCTCAATGGCAAAATGATATCCAACCCCTCCCCTACTTACCCATACCGAGCGATGATGGAGACGTTGTTAAATTATGGGAAGGAAGCCAAAGGCACCCATATTGGTGCTGCCCTATTCTTCAAGGACTATCACTTGAAAATGGACGAAGTGGACCCTACTAAAGAAGGTGGGGAAGCAAACAAGGGACTGAAAAGCAGATATGCCTTCACATCTGGCAGTCAAGTTGTCGATATGGTTGGACCCATCCATTCGGATCTCTTCTTTCAACCCAAGTATCTAATGAATGGTGTTGAATTACGTCTCAAACTCAACAGAAGCAAGAATGCCTTCTCTCTTGTGAGCTCTGCAGAAAATCCAAACTTCAAAGCAGTGGTCACAGAAGCTACAGTACtggtcagaaaaattaaactcAGTCCATCGGTACAGCTGGGCCATGCAGAAGCTTTAAAGCAGGGACCATCCAAGTATCCCATACATCGTTGTGTGATGAAAGTTCTGTCCATTTCTGGAGGTACAATGTCCTTCAACAAAGATCACATCTTTTTGGGACAGCTACCTAAACGTGTGGTCTTGGGTCTGGTGGACAACAATGCCTTCAATGGTTCATACAAGAAGAACCCTTTCAACTTCAAACATTATGACATGACATCACTCGTCCTCAATGTCGGCGGAAAACAAATTCCAAGCAAAACCTCTGAAAATGGACTTCACCAGGGCCGGGGGTCAATCGTTCCTTATGGCCTACTACTCCCTCTTTACTGGAACTAA